One stretch of Natronobacterium gregoryi SP2 DNA includes these proteins:
- a CDS encoding alpha/beta fold hydrolase gives MTTLPLEDGSLWYEVHGDGETTLVFVHGGWLNGRTWKPQVEHFADDYRVVTLDVRGHGNTGSTDADEYSIELFADDLETLLSHLENDEKPILCGLSLGSMILQEYLSRHPDRAAGVILGGAVRSMPPVDVPRGLEPFFSPMPALSTSLSMTGPQSTFRSLLYSIRATTGEQWLSVDPDVRAAAMEAVGEISRTEFRKVFEALFRYDPPELADVGTPTLVVHGDQEAPPVKRQGQVIASTVEDGRHLVLSESGHLVNQDRPRAFNDVSAKFVGSLAV, from the coding sequence ATGACGACCCTTCCACTCGAGGACGGTTCCCTCTGGTACGAGGTCCACGGTGACGGCGAGACCACACTGGTGTTCGTCCACGGCGGCTGGCTGAACGGCCGCACCTGGAAGCCACAGGTCGAGCACTTCGCCGACGACTACCGAGTCGTCACGCTCGACGTGCGTGGCCACGGGAACACCGGGTCGACCGACGCCGACGAGTATTCGATCGAACTGTTCGCAGACGACCTCGAGACGCTGCTTTCACATCTCGAGAACGACGAGAAACCGATTCTCTGTGGGCTCTCGCTCGGATCGATGATCCTCCAGGAGTACCTGTCTCGCCACCCCGACCGGGCGGCAGGTGTGATTCTCGGGGGCGCGGTGCGGTCGATGCCGCCAGTCGACGTCCCACGGGGACTCGAGCCGTTTTTCTCGCCGATGCCGGCGCTTTCGACGTCGCTGTCGATGACTGGCCCACAGTCGACTTTTCGATCGCTGCTGTACTCGATTCGGGCGACGACGGGCGAACAGTGGCTGTCGGTCGATCCGGACGTCCGGGCAGCGGCGATGGAGGCCGTCGGCGAAATCTCTCGCACGGAGTTTCGGAAGGTCTTCGAGGCGCTCTTTCGATACGATCCGCCGGAGCTAGCCGACGTTGGAACGCCGACGCTGGTCGTCCACGGCGACCAGGAAGCACCGCCGGTCAAACGACAGGGACAGGTGATCGCGTCGACGGTCGAGGACGGGCGACACCTCGTCCTGTCGGAGTCGGGTCATCTCGTCAATCAGGACCGGCCGCGAGCGTTCAACGACGTCAGCGCGAAGTTCGTGGGCAGTCTCGCGGTGTAG
- a CDS encoding MaoC family dehydratase produces the protein MSSHSPDTGFDAASVAPMSERWSSISKHVLNSYVEANNALLATMGVSPSTSTGSEPERKAETASEPPVTELSFGDETWLMERSTDEDDDLGVGDYVRFTKPIADADVSAFATASGDTNRLHLEEAFADGTQFDGRIAHGTLVAGTISAALARFPGVTVYLSQDLEFLAPVEIGDTVTAECEILETLGDDRYRLRTQVSAAPADGEGQTVIDGEAVVAITPAPDG, from the coding sequence ATGAGCAGTCACAGCCCGGATACGGGGTTCGACGCGGCGAGCGTCGCGCCGATGAGCGAGCGGTGGTCCAGCATCTCGAAACACGTTCTGAACAGCTACGTCGAGGCGAACAACGCGCTCCTCGCGACGATGGGAGTGTCACCATCGACCTCGACCGGGTCGGAACCGGAGCGGAAAGCCGAGACTGCGTCGGAACCTCCGGTGACCGAACTCTCCTTTGGCGACGAGACGTGGCTGATGGAACGATCGACCGACGAGGACGACGATCTCGGCGTCGGAGACTACGTCCGCTTTACCAAACCGATCGCGGACGCCGACGTTTCCGCGTTCGCGACCGCTTCGGGCGATACGAACCGACTCCACCTTGAGGAGGCATTCGCGGACGGGACGCAGTTCGACGGCCGCATCGCACACGGAACGCTCGTCGCTGGGACGATCAGCGCTGCACTGGCTCGTTTCCCCGGCGTGACGGTCTACCTCTCCCAGGACCTCGAGTTTCTCGCACCCGTCGAGATCGGCGACACTGTGACCGCAGAGTGTGAGATCCTCGAGACGCTGGGCGACGACCGATACCGCCTTCGGACGCAGGTGTCGGCTGCACCAGCCGACGGCGAGGGCCAAACGGTGATCGACGGCGAAGCCGTCGTCGCGATCACGCCGGCACCGGACGGGTAG
- a CDS encoding FAD-dependent oxidoreductase, with product MDDPFVIVGGDAAGMSAASKAKREDPDLEVIVFERGEWVSYAACGMPYHVKGTVEELEDLVAVTPEEFREQRDVDLRTGHEVVAIDREAKTVTVDADGDRFEQPYGTLLIGTGARAIEPPFDGVDLEGVFTLRSMDEADAIESYVTERDPETAAIVGGGYVGIEMAEALVERGVDVSIFEMLPRTLQPFGEETARTVEDHLRDQGVDLHLETAVQGFSGDDRVERVDLEDGSSPAELVVVGVGVAPSVELAEAAGIELGPTGAIATDEYGRTNAENVFAAGDCAEATNVVTGDPDHVPLALTANRAGRAIGTTVAGDPTPTGGTAGTAIVKAFDLGAARTGLVDSERAREAGFAPLSVTIEAPTRPHYYPGATDLAVTLVADRESERVLGASLVGEEGTKRIDTVATALHAELTVPELQNLDLAYAPPFSPVWDPILTAAKVLNGKLADD from the coding sequence ATGGACGACCCCTTCGTCATCGTCGGTGGCGACGCAGCCGGAATGAGCGCCGCAAGCAAGGCGAAACGCGAAGACCCCGATCTCGAGGTGATCGTCTTCGAGAGAGGCGAGTGGGTCTCGTATGCGGCCTGTGGGATGCCGTATCACGTGAAAGGGACCGTCGAGGAACTCGAAGACCTCGTGGCGGTGACGCCCGAGGAGTTCCGCGAGCAACGCGACGTCGACCTCCGGACGGGTCACGAGGTCGTGGCAATCGACCGGGAGGCGAAGACCGTCACTGTCGACGCCGACGGCGACCGATTCGAACAGCCGTACGGAACACTGCTGATCGGAACCGGTGCACGCGCGATCGAACCGCCGTTCGACGGCGTCGACCTCGAGGGCGTGTTCACGCTCCGGAGCATGGACGAGGCCGACGCGATCGAAAGCTACGTCACCGAACGCGACCCCGAGACTGCCGCGATCGTCGGCGGGGGCTACGTCGGCATCGAGATGGCCGAGGCGCTCGTCGAACGTGGCGTCGACGTTTCGATCTTCGAGATGCTCCCCCGGACGCTCCAACCGTTCGGGGAGGAGACGGCCCGGACCGTCGAGGACCACCTCCGCGACCAAGGCGTCGACCTCCACCTCGAGACCGCAGTCCAGGGCTTTTCGGGCGACGATCGGGTCGAACGCGTCGACCTCGAAGACGGCTCGTCTCCGGCGGAACTCGTCGTCGTCGGCGTCGGCGTCGCACCGAGCGTCGAACTGGCCGAGGCGGCCGGGATCGAACTCGGACCGACGGGCGCTATCGCGACCGACGAGTACGGGCGGACGAACGCCGAGAACGTGTTCGCGGCGGGCGACTGCGCCGAAGCGACGAACGTCGTCACCGGCGACCCCGATCACGTCCCGCTCGCGCTGACCGCGAACCGTGCAGGACGGGCAATCGGGACGACTGTCGCGGGCGACCCGACGCCGACCGGCGGGACGGCGGGAACGGCGATCGTCAAGGCGTTCGACCTGGGTGCGGCCCGAACCGGTCTCGTCGACTCGGAGCGTGCACGAGAGGCCGGCTTCGCTCCTCTCTCGGTAACCATCGAAGCACCCACGCGCCCCCACTACTATCCCGGAGCGACCGACCTCGCGGTGACGCTGGTCGCCGACCGCGAGAGCGAACGCGTCCTCGGTGCCAGCCTCGTCGGTGAGGAAGGGACCAAGCGAATCGATACGGTGGCGACCGCACTCCACGCCGAACTAACCGTTCCGGAACTCCAGAATCTCGATCTGGCGTACGCACCGCCGTTTAGTCCAGTCTGGGACCCGATTCTTACCGCAGCGAAGGTCCTCAACGGGAAACTCGCGGACGACTGA
- a CDS encoding DsrE/DsrF/DrsH-like family protein: MSTDTQTSSTDEFDAAELQELRDRVDELEESVAETDDDGGKKMTIIATKGTLDMAYPPLILASTAAAFDWDVVVFHTFWGLDILHEENSKSLKLSAVGNPNMPMPNALAALPGMDAMATKLMEKKIDDNDTATIEELIDLSVDQGVELQACQMTIDLMDYDEDDFYDGVVTGVGAATALQHMAESDVQLLV; the protein is encoded by the coding sequence ATGAGCACGGACACGCAAACGTCATCGACCGACGAGTTCGACGCCGCGGAGCTACAGGAACTTCGCGATCGAGTCGACGAACTCGAGGAGTCGGTCGCTGAGACAGACGACGACGGCGGCAAGAAGATGACGATCATCGCTACCAAGGGGACCCTGGATATGGCGTATCCACCCTTGATTCTCGCGAGTACGGCCGCTGCTTTCGACTGGGATGTCGTCGTCTTCCATACGTTCTGGGGGCTGGACATCCTCCACGAGGAAAACTCCAAGAGCCTCAAACTGAGCGCCGTCGGTAACCCGAACATGCCGATGCCGAACGCGCTCGCGGCACTGCCCGGAATGGACGCAATGGCGACGAAGCTGATGGAGAAGAAGATCGACGACAACGATACGGCCACCATCGAGGAGTTGATCGACCTTTCGGTCGACCAGGGCGTCGAACTCCAGGCCTGTCAGATGACGATCGACCTGATGGACTACGACGAGGACGACTTCTACGACGGCGTCGTTACCGGCGTCGGCGCGGCGACCGCACTCCAACACATGGCCGAATCGGACGTCCAGCTACTGGTCTAG
- a CDS encoding sulfurtransferase TusA family protein produces MSSEYDTTETLDVKGQSCPMPVVKTKQAIDDLETGDVLEVVATDSGSMSDIQGWATGTNGVELLEQVEGDDVYTHYVEKTA; encoded by the coding sequence ATGAGTTCGGAATACGACACCACGGAGACGCTCGACGTAAAAGGACAGTCCTGCCCGATGCCCGTCGTCAAAACCAAGCAAGCGATCGACGACCTCGAGACAGGCGACGTGCTAGAGGTCGTCGCGACCGACTCGGGTAGCATGAGCGACATCCAGGGCTGGGCAACAGGGACGAACGGAGTCGAACTTCTCGAGCAAGTCGAGGGGGACGACGTCTACACGCACTACGTCGAAAAAACAGCGTAA
- a CDS encoding MBL fold metallo-hydrolase has translation MDDMDFPTPDVDVESVTPDELKSQIDSGDEVTILDTRMESDYDEWRIDGANVESINVPYFEFLEDEIDDDVLERVPNDRDITALCAKGGASEYVAGALKERDYDVDHLEDGMNGWARIYEAVEVERYDGPGTLLQYQRPSSGCLGYFVYDDGDAAVIDPLRAFTDHYLEDAEKLGVDLQYAIDTHVHADHISGVRTLAAAGVEGVIPEASVDRGVTYADETTLVEDGDEFQVGDATIETIATPGHTSGMTSYLIGDSLLASGDGLFVESVARPDLEEGDDGAPEAATQLYESLQERVLTLPDDTLIGGAHYSDAAEPAADGTYTAPIGQLEAEMDALTMDEGEFAELILSDMPPRPANYEEIIPTNLGQQEATDDEAFELELGPNNCAASQESLAGD, from the coding sequence ATGGACGATATGGACTTTCCAACACCGGACGTCGACGTCGAATCGGTGACGCCGGACGAACTGAAATCCCAGATCGATTCCGGTGACGAAGTCACGATCCTCGACACTCGTATGGAATCCGACTACGACGAGTGGCGGATCGACGGAGCAAACGTCGAGTCGATCAACGTTCCCTACTTCGAGTTCCTCGAGGACGAGATCGACGACGATGTCCTCGAGCGCGTTCCGAACGACCGCGACATAACGGCCCTCTGTGCGAAGGGTGGTGCAAGCGAGTACGTCGCGGGTGCGCTGAAAGAGCGTGACTACGACGTCGATCACCTCGAGGACGGGATGAACGGGTGGGCACGCATTTACGAGGCCGTCGAAGTCGAGCGCTACGACGGCCCCGGCACGCTCTTGCAGTACCAGCGTCCCTCCTCGGGCTGTCTCGGCTACTTCGTCTACGACGACGGCGACGCAGCCGTGATCGATCCGCTCCGTGCGTTCACGGACCACTACCTCGAGGACGCCGAGAAACTCGGCGTCGACCTGCAGTACGCGATCGACACGCACGTCCACGCGGATCACATCTCGGGGGTTCGTACACTCGCCGCGGCGGGCGTCGAGGGCGTCATCCCCGAGGCGTCGGTTGATCGCGGCGTCACCTACGCCGACGAGACGACGTTGGTCGAGGACGGCGACGAGTTCCAGGTTGGCGACGCCACCATCGAGACGATCGCCACGCCCGGCCACACCTCCGGGATGACGTCGTACCTGATCGGCGACTCGCTGCTCGCCTCCGGCGACGGCTTGTTCGTCGAGAGCGTCGCCCGACCCGACTTAGAGGAAGGCGACGACGGCGCGCCCGAGGCCGCCACACAGCTCTACGAGTCGCTCCAGGAGCGCGTGCTCACTCTGCCCGACGACACGCTGATCGGCGGCGCTCACTACAGCGACGCAGCCGAACCCGCTGCGGACGGCACCTACACGGCACCGATCGGCCAGCTCGAGGCGGAGATGGACGCCCTGACGATGGACGAAGGCGAGTTCGCCGAACTGATCCTCTCGGACATGCCGCCCCGACCGGCAAACTACGAGGAGATCATCCCGACGAATCTCGGCCAGCAAGAGGCGACCGACGACGAGGCGTTCGAACTCGAACTCGGTCCGAACAACTGCGCCGCCAGCCAGGAGTCGCTGGCGGGTGACTGA
- a CDS encoding YeeE/YedE family protein, producing MVTELFAPALYEALFPAGISRYAVGGLLVGLGAVVIYLGTGIPAGASTFLESTLSYVSDQSRFQRYVSSRDWRVVFTLGIVAGAFGYALTFQSGLVSSGLYESGTTGQLYDVAGFSFWSTDVQPWRLFIGGVLVGIGTRIGKGCTSGHGVCGVGSGSKTSIVGVITFLIVAIGTAQVVMALGVSP from the coding sequence ATGGTAACTGAACTCTTCGCACCCGCGCTGTACGAGGCCCTGTTCCCCGCCGGCATCAGCCGGTACGCCGTCGGTGGACTGCTCGTCGGTCTCGGTGCCGTCGTCATCTACCTCGGCACCGGCATTCCCGCAGGGGCGAGTACGTTCCTCGAGTCGACGCTGTCGTACGTCTCCGACCAGTCGCGGTTCCAGCGGTACGTCAGTTCGCGGGACTGGCGGGTCGTCTTCACGCTCGGCATCGTCGCCGGCGCGTTCGGCTACGCGCTGACCTTCCAGTCCGGCCTGGTCTCGAGCGGCCTCTACGAGTCGGGAACGACCGGGCAACTGTACGATGTCGCCGGGTTCTCGTTCTGGTCGACCGACGTCCAGCCCTGGCGGCTGTTCATCGGCGGTGTGCTCGTCGGGATCGGCACCCGAATCGGCAAGGGCTGTACCTCGGGCCACGGCGTCTGTGGCGTCGGCTCGGGCTCGAAGACGTCGATCGTCGGCGTGATTACCTTCTTGATCGTGGCGATCGGAACGGCCCAGGTCGTCATGGCACTGGGGGTGAGTCCGTGA